One window of the Paenibacillus beijingensis genome contains the following:
- a CDS encoding extracellular solute-binding protein, giving the protein MNRLHRGIAGFIVVLSILATAACSGNNNAGQPQQDTGTASPNGQQQQQEQQPVEIKMMADYGVASFFDTDRHFMDMIEKGTNTKLTVEVPPTTGYKERLQLMLSTGDYPDIVYFPSASDPSFLNAVRDGIVLPVNGYLDQAPEIKKYTYDTTWDVLKVNQDDNIYGIPRTSVVRNDGYWIRKDWAANVGIELPADGTVTLEQFADILRKFTKNDPDRNGKNDTYGFAGSVDKNKVLQPIVASSFGELGWQKASGGSYEYIDLMYDRTSDGYKKALQYTQDLYKEGLFEPNSATTDSTKAYEGFFRGVAGVVPAFAGTYISYRDEVKKLNPDAEVTFVHVKNEQGEVKGAPPSEASTGMWGLWAIMKGSENPQKAVEVLNYWLTDEAWTKVKEGYEGTDYQVVDGSKQYMKERQPAPLRRNSMRRAGDSDFFIDPGTSTEDLNIIKPWLDRSVSSVVPNLSLDYVPDASKQPNYMDYQKVWQQTIMKIVLGDEPVGKFDELLDGWYKNGGEEYVRQMNDYIKKLSKA; this is encoded by the coding sequence ATGAACAGATTGCACAGGGGGATTGCGGGCTTTATTGTCGTGTTGTCCATACTCGCGACGGCTGCTTGCAGCGGCAACAACAATGCGGGACAACCGCAGCAAGATACGGGAACGGCATCGCCGAACGGACAGCAACAGCAGCAGGAGCAGCAGCCGGTTGAGATCAAAATGATGGCAGACTACGGCGTAGCTTCTTTCTTCGACACCGACAGGCATTTCATGGACATGATCGAAAAAGGGACGAACACAAAGCTGACGGTTGAAGTTCCGCCGACGACCGGTTACAAAGAGCGGCTGCAGCTCATGCTTTCGACGGGCGATTACCCGGACATCGTCTATTTCCCGTCCGCATCCGATCCAAGCTTTCTAAATGCGGTTCGCGACGGCATCGTGCTTCCGGTCAACGGTTATTTGGACCAAGCGCCCGAAATCAAGAAGTATACGTACGATACAACCTGGGATGTACTCAAGGTCAATCAGGACGACAACATTTACGGCATTCCGCGTACGTCCGTCGTCCGGAATGACGGGTACTGGATACGGAAGGACTGGGCCGCGAACGTCGGGATCGAGCTGCCGGCCGACGGAACGGTCACGCTGGAGCAGTTCGCCGACATATTACGGAAATTCACCAAGAACGATCCGGACCGGAACGGCAAGAACGACACCTACGGGTTCGCCGGCTCGGTCGACAAGAACAAGGTGCTTCAGCCCATTGTCGCTTCGTCGTTCGGCGAATTGGGGTGGCAGAAGGCGAGCGGCGGATCCTATGAATACATCGATCTGATGTACGACCGTACGAGCGACGGTTACAAGAAGGCGCTTCAATATACGCAGGATCTGTACAAGGAAGGGCTGTTCGAGCCGAATTCCGCCACGACGGACAGCACCAAGGCATACGAGGGCTTTTTCCGGGGCGTCGCCGGCGTTGTGCCCGCCTTTGCCGGCACGTATATTTCCTACCGGGATGAAGTGAAAAAGCTGAATCCGGATGCCGAAGTCACGTTTGTTCATGTCAAGAACGAGCAGGGTGAAGTGAAAGGGGCGCCTCCATCCGAAGCGAGCACCGGAATGTGGGGGTTGTGGGCGATCATGAAGGGGAGCGAAAATCCGCAAAAGGCGGTGGAGGTGCTCAATTACTGGCTGACCGACGAGGCGTGGACGAAGGTGAAGGAAGGATACGAAGGGACCGACTACCAAGTGGTTGACGGCAGCAAGCAATACATGAAGGAAAGGCAGCCGGCGCCCTTGCGGCGAAATTCGATGAGACGGGCGGGAGACTCGGACTTCTTCATCGATCCCGGCACTTCGACCGAAGACCTGAACATCATTAAACCGTGGCTTGACCGGTCGGTAAGCAGCGTCGTGCCTAATTTGTCGCTCGATTATGTTCCCGATGCTTCGAAACAGCCCAACTACATGGATTATCAAAAGGTGTGGCAGCAGACGATCATGAAAATTGTGCTCGGGGATGAACCGGTCGGCAAATTCGACGAGCTTCTGGACGGATGGTACAAGAACGGCGGAGAAGAATACGTCCGGCAAATGAACGATTATATCAAAAAATTAAGCAAAGCTTGA
- a CDS encoding carbohydrate ABC transporter permease, producing the protein MRKRKRLNMFNIVNHTLLVIIGIMMLYPIVNVTAVSFSSYTAYIDNPMRIWPEGFNVDAYRQIMANPVLWRSYLNTIIVTVSGVSIGAALYILTGYPLSKKHLKGRQLFMLLVIFTMLFNGGMIPNYYLMKTLGLLDTLAALVLPPLLTGFSLILMKNFMENLPEELEEAAKIDGASDPYILWRIIVPLSKPIIATLCLFAAVTYWNNFFTGIVYIRSVDKWPLMLFLREVIEASKMRELASGGNAAEMSMDQVMTENIKYASLIIVILPILFVYPFVQKYFVKGIMLGSVKG; encoded by the coding sequence ATGAGAAAAAGAAAACGGCTCAATATGTTCAATATCGTCAATCACACGCTGCTGGTCATTATCGGGATTATGATGCTGTATCCGATCGTCAACGTAACGGCGGTATCCTTCAGCTCCTACACCGCTTATATCGACAACCCGATGCGGATCTGGCCGGAAGGCTTCAATGTCGACGCCTACCGCCAGATTATGGCGAATCCGGTGTTGTGGCGAAGTTATCTGAACACGATTATCGTCACCGTGTCCGGCGTATCGATCGGCGCTGCGCTTTATATTCTGACCGGCTACCCGCTCTCGAAGAAGCATCTGAAAGGCCGGCAGCTGTTTATGCTCCTTGTCATCTTCACGATGCTGTTTAACGGGGGCATGATTCCAAACTATTATTTGATGAAGACGCTCGGCTTGCTCGATACGCTGGCCGCGCTCGTCCTTCCGCCGCTGCTGACGGGATTCAGCCTGATCCTGATGAAAAACTTCATGGAGAACCTGCCGGAAGAGCTGGAGGAAGCGGCCAAAATCGACGGGGCGTCCGACCCGTATATTTTATGGCGCATCATCGTTCCGCTCTCCAAACCGATCATCGCCACCTTGTGCCTGTTTGCGGCCGTGACGTACTGGAACAACTTTTTCACCGGGATCGTCTACATCCGCAGCGTCGACAAGTGGCCGCTCATGCTGTTTCTGCGCGAAGTGATCGAAGCCTCGAAAATGCGGGAGCTTGCTTCGGGCGGCAATGCGGCGGAGATGAGCATGGACCAGGTCATGACGGAGAATATCAAGTACGCATCGCTCATCATTGTCATTCTTCCGATTCTGTTCGTCTATCCGTTCGTCCAGAAATATTTTGTGAAGGGCATTATGCTCGGTTCCGTCAAGGGGTAA
- a CDS encoding ABC transporter permease has translation MSPDYESASNAAIAGLKRQRERTINFKYLLKNKWLYFFLIPGFTYFIVFKYVPMFGIVIAFKDFSLVKGIWGSSWIGFDNFYYLFQSRDFFTILRNSLVLSTYQIIWGFPAPILVAIMLNEVRSALFKRISQTVFYLPHFISWVVLSGMIIQFLSPDNGWVNRVIMAMGGEPIHFLLEPAYFRSIIVSAEVWKELGWGTIIYLAAMTNIDPTLYESARMDGANRFQQIRHITIPSIMTTIIVLLILRIGNILDNGFEQVFLLYNTSTYSVADVFDTYTYRIGLVDGRLSFATAAGVFKAVVGFVLIVLANRLARRFGNQIW, from the coding sequence ATGTCGCCGGATTACGAAAGCGCTTCAAACGCCGCCATTGCCGGACTGAAGCGGCAGCGCGAGCGCACGATCAATTTCAAGTATTTGCTCAAGAACAAATGGCTGTATTTCTTTCTGATCCCGGGATTCACGTATTTCATCGTATTCAAATATGTGCCGATGTTCGGAATTGTAATCGCTTTTAAAGATTTTAGCCTGGTCAAAGGAATTTGGGGATCTTCATGGATCGGGTTTGACAATTTTTATTACCTGTTCCAGTCGCGCGATTTTTTTACCATTTTGCGCAATTCGCTCGTGCTCAGCACGTATCAGATCATATGGGGATTTCCGGCTCCGATTTTGGTCGCGATCATGCTGAACGAAGTGCGCAGCGCCTTGTTCAAGCGGATCTCGCAAACGGTGTTCTATCTTCCCCATTTTATTTCCTGGGTCGTGCTTTCCGGCATGATCATCCAGTTTCTGTCCCCCGACAACGGATGGGTCAATCGCGTCATTATGGCGATGGGCGGAGAGCCGATTCATTTTTTGCTGGAACCGGCTTACTTCCGCAGCATCATCGTCTCCGCGGAGGTGTGGAAGGAGCTTGGCTGGGGGACGATCATTTATTTGGCCGCCATGACGAATATCGACCCCACGCTGTATGAATCGGCCCGTATGGACGGAGCCAACCGTTTTCAGCAAATCCGGCATATTACGATCCCGAGCATTATGACCACGATTATTGTGCTGCTCATTTTGCGGATCGGCAACATTCTGGACAACGGGTTCGAACAAGTGTTTCTGCTTTACAATACGTCGACGTATTCGGTGGCGGATGTATTCGATACGTACACGTATCGAATCGGCTTGGTGGATGGCCGGCTTTCGTTTGCGACGGCTGCCGGAGTGTTCAAGGCTGTTGTCGGCTTCGTTCTCATCGTGCTGGCCAACCGGTTGGCGCGAAGATTCGGAAATCAAATATGGTAG
- a CDS encoding family 78 glycoside hydrolase catalytic domain produces MTDSYFTQSAQSAQSEHFERAKPVWLDGLEHEMNVTAGFRAIVEPDGEEPMLLRLTASSLYRVHVCGTFIGHGPARGPHGYYRVDQWDLTDALKPGRNVIAIEVAGYNANGYYVLNQPSFLQAELQSGSRIIAYTSADNGHFTPFRLDERIQKVQRYSFQRTFIEYYRLKANTRDWITAADAPVAAGPCSEAAPKALLPRGVSYPAFELRNPAAVVAEGRFEAGYPPESYWRNRSLVSVGSGLAGYRIDELELLVSDELQETRTVERRELSERYEAAETRILQEGRFAILDFGLNLTGFVGVRLTVKKPAKLYITFDEILSGQGDVDFLRLVCVNAIGYELEPGQYDLESMEPYTLRYAKLMVMRGEVAVEAVSLREYINPDTETASFRCDREPLNEIFAAGVETFKQNAVDLYMDCPSRERAGWLCDSFFTSRAEYVLTGAAAVETNFLQNYLLPQRFAHLPDGVLPMCYPADHDDGRFIPNWMLWFVLELEEYAGRTGDRKLVMQAKEKTDRLFNYFRTFRNEDGLLENLQGWIFVEWSKANELVQGVNYPTNMLYAGALSAAGRLYGDGDLLAQAEQVRAKIRDQAFDGTFFIDQAIRQVGKLVQNRETTEVCQYYAFMFGIADPVSHPKLWDLLVRSFGPSRQKENLFPHVYPANAFIGNYLRLELLSRYGLGRNVLEQMEGYFHYMAAKTGTLWEHMSERASCNHGFASHVVHWLYRNALGVRTLDHATRRLELQFDPSFLSRCEGSLPAGGGTIRIEWRKEADTLYYSVAGTNGYEVHIFPVAGYCLREETT; encoded by the coding sequence GTGACAGATTCTTATTTCACACAATCCGCACAATCCGCACAATCGGAACATTTTGAGAGGGCCAAACCGGTGTGGCTTGACGGCCTTGAACATGAAATGAACGTAACGGCCGGCTTCCGCGCCATTGTGGAACCGGACGGGGAGGAGCCGATGCTGCTTCGTTTAACGGCATCCAGCCTGTACAGGGTTCACGTGTGCGGAACCTTTATCGGGCACGGGCCTGCAAGAGGTCCGCACGGCTATTACCGGGTGGATCAATGGGATTTGACCGATGCGCTGAAGCCTGGCCGCAATGTCATTGCCATTGAAGTCGCCGGTTATAATGCCAACGGCTATTATGTGCTGAACCAGCCGTCCTTCCTGCAGGCGGAGTTGCAGAGCGGCAGCCGGATCATCGCTTATACCTCGGCGGATAACGGACATTTCACGCCGTTCCGTCTCGATGAGCGGATCCAGAAGGTGCAGCGGTACAGCTTCCAACGGACATTTATCGAATATTACAGGTTGAAAGCGAACACGCGCGATTGGATAACCGCTGCCGATGCGCCGGTCGCTGCCGGTCCATGCTCGGAAGCTGCGCCGAAGGCGCTGCTGCCAAGAGGCGTGTCCTATCCCGCTTTTGAACTCCGGAATCCGGCGGCGGTCGTTGCCGAAGGCCGGTTCGAAGCCGGATACCCGCCGGAAAGCTACTGGAGGAACCGCTCGCTTGTGTCGGTGGGGTCAGGCCTTGCCGGTTATCGGATAGACGAACTGGAGCTGCTTGTTTCCGATGAATTGCAGGAAACAAGGACGGTCGAGCGCCGCGAGCTGTCGGAGCGATATGAAGCCGCCGAAACGCGGATTTTGCAGGAAGGCCGATTCGCCATCCTCGATTTCGGACTCAACCTGACCGGCTTTGTCGGCGTCAGACTGACCGTGAAGAAGCCGGCCAAGCTCTATATCACCTTTGACGAAATATTGAGCGGGCAAGGAGATGTCGATTTCCTCCGACTCGTCTGCGTGAATGCGATCGGTTATGAGCTGGAGCCGGGCCAATATGACTTGGAGAGCATGGAACCCTATACGCTGCGCTATGCCAAACTGATGGTGATGCGAGGGGAGGTGGCCGTGGAGGCTGTGTCGCTGCGGGAATATATCAACCCCGACACGGAGACCGCTTCCTTCCGCTGCGACAGGGAACCGCTTAACGAGATCTTCGCGGCCGGAGTGGAGACGTTCAAGCAGAATGCGGTAGACCTCTATATGGACTGCCCTTCCCGCGAACGGGCGGGATGGCTGTGCGACAGCTTCTTCACTTCCCGCGCGGAGTATGTGCTGACGGGCGCGGCCGCCGTGGAAACGAATTTTCTGCAAAACTATTTGCTGCCGCAGCGGTTCGCCCATCTGCCGGATGGCGTGCTGCCCATGTGCTACCCTGCGGACCATGACGACGGCAGATTCATCCCCAATTGGATGCTGTGGTTCGTCCTCGAGCTTGAAGAATATGCCGGCCGTACGGGAGACCGCAAGCTGGTGATGCAGGCAAAGGAAAAGACGGACCGTCTGTTCAATTATTTCCGCACGTTTCGGAACGAAGACGGCTTGCTGGAAAATTTGCAGGGCTGGATTTTCGTTGAATGGTCCAAAGCCAATGAGCTTGTGCAAGGCGTGAACTATCCGACCAATATGCTCTATGCAGGGGCGCTGTCCGCGGCCGGCCGATTGTACGGCGACGGCGATCTGCTGGCTCAAGCCGAACAAGTGAGAGCGAAGATCCGCGATCAGGCGTTTGACGGAACCTTTTTTATCGATCAGGCGATTCGCCAAGTCGGCAAGCTGGTGCAAAACCGGGAAACGACCGAGGTTTGCCAGTATTACGCTTTCATGTTCGGCATCGCCGATCCCGTAAGCCATCCGAAGCTGTGGGATCTGCTTGTCCGCTCGTTCGGGCCGTCCAGGCAGAAGGAAAACCTCTTTCCGCACGTTTATCCGGCGAACGCGTTTATCGGGAATTACCTTCGTCTCGAGCTGCTCTCCCGTTACGGCCTCGGCAGGAACGTCCTGGAACAGATGGAGGGATACTTCCACTACATGGCGGCAAAAACGGGAACGTTGTGGGAGCATATGTCGGAGCGGGCAAGCTGCAACCACGGCTTTGCATCGCATGTCGTCCACTGGCTGTACCGGAATGCGCTCGGAGTCCGGACATTGGACCATGCGACCCGGCGGCTAGAGCTGCAGTTCGATCCTTCCTTTCTCTCCCGCTGCGAAGGAAGCTTGCCGGCAGGCGGCGGAACGATCCGCATCGAGTGGCGGAAAGAAGCGGACACGCTTTATTATTCCGTTGCCGGAACGAACGGCTACGAAGTCCATATTTTTCCCGTCGCAGGCTACTGTTTAAGAGAAGAGACAACGTAA
- a CDS encoding MGH1-like glycoside hydrolase domain-containing protein, producing the protein MTYDSARPLPPILAGNVTVNKRELVKEKCDEEPTRMCDMLTRLRQNAGFREMGVRFACTSSSLEAIYAQGLRELSASVEASPLDRPILYEGGVYQGCWLESTGTINAEVLARFWPEAAASTYEHFADFQREDGLLPFMITPAGADYTHIQMVTPLARSVWNSYLLQGGQDRNHLSKMYGAMKRFDQWVGEHRNRRGTGCVEAFCVWDTGHDRSPRFWHIPDCTPLGDACAYYEDVPALPYLAPDLTANVYCQRKYLAKMARELGEPESEAVLWETLSAEMLENLMNHCFDERDQFFYDVDRFGGFIRVQSDVLLRVLACEVGDDRFFSLALKKYLLNTRKFFSRFPLTSIAMDDPRFNPRFDLNNWFGMTNFLTLLRAPHAFEHHGRFVELSWIMNAAIAAFSKMTRFSQGMCPWSGEAAYTSEYTPAILCLLDYIERLCGIVPLPSGQLWFTGMTAWAYEGVSRQEEQFAYGRTADHRKFEIVTNATEAKVYRDDCLLYRFPRGIRLVTDRSGSLQGIIGISANAVAGVVEYENLQIPFAIEGNEAMSFDGRQFETAMRPGVIAPVTEEWGNTL; encoded by the coding sequence ATGACATACGATAGCGCACGGCCGCTTCCCCCGATTCTTGCCGGGAACGTCACGGTAAATAAGCGGGAGCTCGTGAAGGAAAAATGCGATGAGGAGCCGACACGGATGTGCGACATGCTGACGAGATTAAGGCAAAACGCTGGTTTTCGGGAAATGGGGGTCCGATTTGCATGCACCTCATCATCGCTGGAGGCAATATATGCCCAGGGTCTGAGAGAGCTGTCCGCAAGCGTCGAGGCATCCCCATTGGACCGCCCCATTTTATATGAAGGAGGCGTATATCAAGGGTGCTGGCTGGAGAGCACGGGCACCATCAACGCGGAAGTGCTGGCCCGTTTTTGGCCGGAGGCGGCGGCAAGCACCTATGAGCACTTTGCGGATTTTCAGCGGGAAGACGGTTTGCTCCCGTTTATGATTACGCCGGCAGGAGCCGATTACACCCACATTCAGATGGTGACACCGCTCGCCCGATCGGTCTGGAACAGTTACTTGCTTCAGGGGGGTCAAGACCGGAATCACTTGAGCAAAATGTACGGCGCGATGAAGCGGTTCGACCAGTGGGTAGGGGAACACCGGAACAGACGGGGAACGGGATGCGTGGAAGCGTTCTGCGTCTGGGATACGGGGCACGACCGGTCTCCCCGGTTTTGGCATATCCCGGATTGCACCCCTCTTGGCGATGCGTGCGCCTACTATGAAGATGTTCCGGCACTGCCTTATCTCGCACCCGATTTGACCGCTAATGTCTACTGCCAGCGGAAGTATTTGGCGAAGATGGCGAGAGAGCTCGGAGAGCCGGAGTCGGAAGCCGTTCTCTGGGAAACGCTCTCCGCTGAAATGCTGGAAAACCTGATGAATCATTGCTTTGACGAGCGGGATCAGTTCTTCTACGACGTCGACCGGTTTGGCGGCTTTATCCGGGTTCAATCGGACGTCCTGCTGCGCGTGCTCGCTTGCGAAGTCGGGGACGACCGCTTTTTCAGCCTGGCACTGAAAAAATATTTGCTGAATACCCGGAAATTTTTCTCCCGGTTTCCGCTGACCTCGATCGCGATGGACGATCCCCGGTTCAATCCGCGGTTCGATCTGAACAATTGGTTCGGCATGACCAACTTCCTGACGCTGCTGCGGGCTCCTCATGCGTTCGAGCATCACGGCCGGTTCGTCGAATTGAGCTGGATCATGAATGCGGCAATCGCGGCATTCTCCAAGATGACCCGGTTTTCCCAAGGGATGTGCCCGTGGTCGGGAGAAGCGGCTTACACTTCGGAATACACGCCTGCCATTCTATGCCTGCTTGATTACATCGAGCGATTGTGCGGCATCGTCCCGCTGCCCAGCGGGCAGCTCTGGTTCACGGGCATGACGGCGTGGGCGTATGAAGGCGTAAGCCGGCAGGAGGAGCAATTCGCTTACGGCCGAACGGCCGATCACCGAAAGTTCGAAATCGTGACCAATGCAACGGAAGCCAAGGTGTACCGCGACGATTGCCTTCTGTACCGCTTTCCCCGCGGCATTCGGCTGGTGACGGACCGAAGCGGCTCCCTTCAAGGGATTATCGGAATAAGCGCGAACGCGGTTGCCGGAGTGGTGGAGTACGAGAACCTCCAAATCCCGTTCGCAATCGAAGGCAATGAAGCGATGAGCTTTGACGGACGTCAATTCGAGACTGCGATGCGCCCGGGCGTTATTGCCCCGGTAACGGAAGAGTGGGGGAATACATTGTGA
- a CDS encoding sensor histidine kinase, whose amino-acid sequence MMKPMNNLWRNIRQYNFNSILLRNFVLIVGLIILPLIGISVYVYEHNDANMRAEIERSALGELAIARDSIDMVLSETERLSVRIKSDPDSGLFYQERLSSPLNYSDTVRIQRIQQVLQTARLTSPYIDSIQMFSEYNNFYLTAESGGTFQNADNRWWFNAYEQHNGRSNFWTTGLVTDKTSRTPLLSFVNRISSYEGGKSGGVLIHLNLEKLGNLVDHSVYQRIYVVDPERTIMFHRDSALLNEPLHEAKPELAALLKNGIASRILKLEGQNQVISVLPSLSEKKWAYISVVSLQSYQARRTQITELMIVLLGVSVCSAIVLAFIIATRSYQPIRQILSLIENKENPFWIVGGKSGSKPWNETKYILTNLTESFHQNRSMEVQLQEKYELLRKAQAVALQAQINPHFLYNTLESINWKVMRLTRGKNEASEMIQSLSALLRLTLETKDDLVTIGKELEHLRLYVEMQKLRYKDKFSFRCNVHERLLDCKIVKLVLQPIVENAIYYGIKPSPRNGMITVSVEARRETIVIRVRDNGVGIPFSTAHSLNADLKKDLFKENEHIGLRNVNQRLRLSFGDKYGLTIRSKLKVGTIVEMVIPYIH is encoded by the coding sequence ATGATGAAACCGATGAACAATTTGTGGAGAAATATCAGGCAGTACAATTTCAACAGCATCCTGCTGCGCAATTTCGTACTGATCGTCGGGCTCATTATTTTGCCGCTTATCGGCATCAGCGTTTACGTTTATGAGCATAACGATGCGAATATGCGGGCCGAGATTGAGCGGTCGGCGCTTGGCGAGCTTGCCATCGCGCGGGATTCGATCGATATGGTGCTGTCCGAAACGGAGCGGTTATCGGTGCGAATCAAATCCGATCCCGACTCCGGTTTATTTTATCAGGAACGGCTTTCATCTCCGTTAAACTACAGCGATACGGTACGCATTCAGCGCATCCAGCAGGTGCTGCAAACCGCCCGTTTGACAAGCCCGTATATCGATTCGATCCAAATGTTCTCGGAGTACAATAACTTCTATCTGACCGCCGAGTCCGGCGGTACGTTCCAGAATGCCGACAATCGATGGTGGTTCAACGCTTATGAGCAGCATAATGGCCGTTCCAATTTCTGGACAACCGGTCTTGTGACAGACAAAACATCGCGTACGCCGCTGCTCAGCTTCGTGAACCGGATTTCATCCTATGAAGGAGGCAAAAGCGGCGGCGTATTGATCCATTTGAACCTCGAGAAGTTGGGAAACCTGGTTGATCATTCGGTCTACCAGAGGATTTACGTCGTCGATCCGGAACGAACAATCATGTTTCACCGCGACAGCGCTTTGCTGAACGAACCGTTGCATGAGGCCAAGCCCGAACTGGCTGCGCTTCTGAAGAACGGGATCGCATCGCGCATTCTCAAGCTGGAAGGACAAAATCAGGTGATCTCCGTATTGCCTTCCCTATCCGAGAAGAAGTGGGCTTACATTTCGGTCGTTTCGCTGCAATCGTATCAAGCGAGGCGTACGCAGATCACAGAATTGATGATCGTACTTCTTGGCGTCAGCGTATGCTCCGCCATTGTATTGGCTTTTATTATCGCCACGAGAAGCTACCAGCCGATCCGGCAAATTCTGTCGCTTATCGAGAACAAAGAAAATCCGTTTTGGATCGTAGGCGGCAAATCCGGCTCGAAACCATGGAACGAGACCAAGTATATATTAACGAACCTGACGGAATCGTTTCATCAGAACCGCAGCATGGAGGTGCAACTGCAGGAAAAGTATGAGCTGCTGCGCAAAGCGCAGGCGGTCGCTTTACAAGCGCAGATCAATCCTCATTTTCTCTACAATACGCTGGAATCGATCAATTGGAAGGTAATGCGTCTCACACGCGGGAAAAACGAGGCCTCCGAGATGATCCAATCGTTGTCGGCGCTGCTTCGGCTGACGCTGGAGACGAAAGACGATCTCGTCACCATCGGCAAGGAGCTGGAGCATCTCCGGCTGTATGTGGAAATGCAGAAGCTGCGCTACAAAGACAAATTTTCGTTCCGGTGCAACGTTCATGAACGTCTTCTGGATTGCAAAATCGTAAAGCTGGTGCTGCAGCCGATCGTGGAGAACGCGATTTATTACGGGATCAAGCCGAGCCCTCGCAATGGAATGATCACCGTCTCCGTTGAAGCCAGGAGGGAAACGATCGTCATACGGGTGCGGGACAACGGAGTCGGGATCCCTTTTTCGACGGCGCACAGCTTAAACGCGGATTTAAAGAAGGATCTGTTCAAGGAAAACGAACATATCGGGCTGCGAAATGTGAACCAGCGGCTGCGGCTTTCATTCGGCGACAAATACGGGCTTACCATTCGCAGCAAGCTTAAAGTGGGAACGATTGTCGAGATGGTCATTCCGTACATTCATTAA
- a CDS encoding response regulator → MYKLLIVDDEEEIREGLADMIDWSSLGFLVAGTFQDGKDAIYYLQEHEVDAILTDIKMTFASGLEIARYVAEHKLNAKVVLLSGFQEFVLAQEAMKYNVTHYLLKPTDLDEVSATFQKIYRQLEEEKKQIEQNWKQRQQYKTLLPMLLEQFFFNMMVGGAWGHEEIHRKLQQLGLPIHPDEGKCSIMKAEWSRPDLAARSPERRSEEIHALSVAITKEKDQVYYTCIHLGDNRLLIVAAAMGECTYDEFAKKNEQFFIHIQKSLLSLLGMSIRLDRHKVYPSLRELLHQRDFVEWGVTAADNGLSDLKELAIGVLTMMRDELQESDLEGAIRELREMQEKQPIIEWCRKMFVSVPDKESGSPENERAIIRQAKQYISEQVERGLSLSEVSRYIHLNPVYFSRLFKQETGETFSDYVTGLRMKKAMDYLRDPQYKVYEIGALIGYKNTKYFHKLFKRYTGYTPSEFRGK, encoded by the coding sequence ATGTATAAATTGTTGATTGTCGATGACGAGGAGGAAATCCGGGAGGGGCTCGCCGATATGATCGATTGGTCCAGTCTCGGATTCCTTGTCGCTGGAACGTTTCAGGACGGCAAAGATGCGATTTATTATCTTCAAGAACATGAGGTCGACGCGATTCTGACGGATATCAAAATGACGTTCGCCAGCGGTCTCGAAATCGCGCGGTACGTTGCCGAGCACAAATTGAACGCGAAAGTCGTTCTGTTAAGCGGTTTTCAGGAGTTCGTGCTGGCACAAGAGGCGATGAAATACAACGTCACGCATTACTTGCTGAAGCCGACGGATTTGGACGAGGTGTCTGCGACCTTCCAGAAGATATACCGGCAATTAGAGGAAGAGAAGAAACAAATCGAGCAGAATTGGAAGCAGCGTCAACAGTACAAGACGCTGCTTCCGATGCTGTTGGAGCAGTTTTTCTTTAATATGATGGTTGGGGGAGCATGGGGACACGAAGAAATCCATCGAAAGCTGCAGCAGCTCGGCCTTCCCATCCATCCGGACGAGGGGAAATGCTCGATTATGAAGGCGGAATGGTCGCGGCCCGATCTAGCCGCCCGTTCGCCGGAACGAAGGTCGGAAGAAATTCATGCGCTGAGCGTTGCGATTACGAAGGAAAAAGATCAGGTTTATTACACTTGCATCCATTTGGGGGACAACCGGCTGCTCATCGTTGCTGCCGCTATGGGCGAATGCACGTACGACGAGTTTGCGAAAAAGAACGAGCAATTTTTCATCCATATTCAAAAATCGCTGCTATCCTTGCTTGGCATGTCCATCCGGCTCGACCGGCATAAGGTTTACCCGAGCCTGCGCGAATTGCTTCACCAGCGGGACTTTGTCGAGTGGGGAGTCACCGCGGCCGACAACGGCTTGTCCGATTTGAAGGAATTGGCTATCGGCGTACTGACGATGATGCGGGATGAATTGCAGGAAAGCGATTTGGAAGGAGCGATCAGGGAGCTTCGCGAAATGCAGGAAAAACAACCGATTATCGAATGGTGCCGGAAAATGTTCGTTTCGGTGCCGGACAAGGAAAGCGGCTCGCCAGAAAATGAAAGGGCTATCATACGACAGGCAAAGCAATATATTTCGGAGCAGGTCGAGCGGGGTTTAAGTTTAAGTGAGGTGTCCCGTTATATTCACTTGAATCCCGTTTATTTCAGCCGCTTGTTCAAGCAGGAAACCGGCGAAACGTTCTCCGATTATGTCACCGGCTTGCGCATGAAAAAAGCGATGGACTATTTAAGAGACCCCCAGTACAAAGTTTACGAAATCGGCGCCTTGATCGGATATAAAAATACGAAGTATTTTCATAAATTATTCAAGCGTTATACGGGCTACACGCCTTCCGAATTCCGGGGAAAATGA